In one Cyprinus carpio isolate SPL01 chromosome B2, ASM1834038v1, whole genome shotgun sequence genomic region, the following are encoded:
- the LOC122134429 gene encoding uncharacterized protein LOC122134429 isoform X10, with amino-acid sequence MEFWKIWGRLLIIQSFFTCITLIHCRNLLRFSGTEKTNNEGGEDISEKNISDHKGYFEPLADFDHLGDNAGVSGLQKKSLIKGQLLSSSEAAWDAMSPKLRCGDDLVKLQLSGPELANVELCRGNGVPVPLTQLPPHCGHTALTYAGLVYATPYDGCGVVQQGGYYVMQIQWQGNSAVITCPMTSTIANETFLGPHPPKYLHILLPPFSPDTQSPDAPAMPQVSDTATLKPPPLVYPQGFWPFPHYLYPGRVYATAKQTEKPVTTTLVSQAPTGEPQPPKYPEMSWPHYHPDYLYHGRPKPTLKPVPASGSDTKSDAPAEKPQPPKYPQKPWPYPGYPSGDPKPVPASGFDTESDAPAEKPQPPKYPQKPWPYPGWQHPGYPSGDPKPVTASGSESDAPGEKPHPPKYPQKTWPYPGWQYPGYPSGDSKPVPASGSDTESDAPGEKPHPPKYPQKTWPYPGWQYPGYPSGDPKPVPASGSESDAPGEKPHPPKYPQKTWPYPGWQYPGYPSGDPKPVPASGSDTESDAPGEKPHPPKYPQKTWPYPGWQYPGYPSGDPKPVPASGSESDAHQLKSLNLPNTPRSLGLILVGSILVTLLVTQNLFQPLALTLNRMHQVKSLNLRNTPRSFGLILVGSILVTLLVTQNLFPPLALTLNRNRMHQVKSLTLPNTPRSLGLILATLLVTQNLFQLLALNRMHQLKSLNLPNTPRSLGLILVGSILATLLVTQNLFQLLALTLNRIHQVKSLDLPNTPRRLGLILVGSILATLLVTQNLFQLLALTPNRMHQVKSLDLPNTPRRLGLILVGSILATLLVTQNLFQLLALALNRMHQVKSLTLPNTPRSLGLILATLLVTQNLFPASGSGSESDAPAEKPHPPKYPQKPWPYPGYPSGDPKPVPASGSDTESDAPGEKPHPPKYPQKPWPYPDYPSGDPKPVPASGSGSESDAPGEKPHPPKYPQKPWPYPGYPSGDPKPVPASGSDTELDAPGEKPHPPKYPQKPWPYPGWQHPGYPSGDPKPVPASGSESDAPGEKPQPPKYPQKTGSYYYPHDPGHIFPPYSHYPDYPLHLQEFYPQYPVQPPRIPTAPPITTTPQPCTTTAAAECKPFATSPPNVPP; translated from the exons ATGGAATTTTGGAAAATATGGGGAAGGTTGTTAATTATACAAAGTTTTTTCACATGCATTACTTTAATACACTGCAGAAATCTGCTACGGTTTTCTGGAACGGAAAAAACGAACAATGAAGGTGGCGaagatatttcagaaaaaaatatatcagacCACAAGGGATATTTTGAGCCCTTAGCTGATTTTGACCATCTTGGTGATAACGCCGGAGTTTCAG GTCTTcagaaaaaatcattaattaaaggACAGCTACTCAGTTCTTCTGAAGCAGCCTGGGATGCCATGTCTCCAAAGTTGAGGTGTGGTGACGATCTCGTGAAGTTACAGCTCAGTGGTCCAGAATTAGCAAATGTTGAACTCTGTCGAG GTAATGGGGTGCCTGTTCCTCTCACTCAGTTGCCACCTCACTGTGGACACACAGCACTCACTTATGCAGGTCTTGTCTATGCTACTCCCTATGATGGATGTGGTGTTGTGCAACAG GGAGGGTATTATGTGATGCAGATACAGTGGCAGGGAAACTCTGCAGTCATTACTTGTCCTATGACCTCTACCATTGCAAATGAAACCTTCCTGGGACCTCATCCTCCTAAATATCTGCACATTTTGCTGCCTCCCTTCTCTCCTGATACACAAAGTCCAGATGCACCTGCAATGCCACAAGTGTCTGATACTGCAACACTGAAGCCACCACCTCTTGTGTATCCACAAGGGTTTTGGCCTTTCCCTCATTATCTTTATCCTGGAAGGGTTTATGCCACAGCTAAACAAACGGAGAAACCTGTTACAACTACTCTAGTTTCCCAAGCACCAACTGGAGAACCTCAACCTCCCAAATACCCCGAGATGTCTTGGCCACACTACCATCCTGATTACCTCTATCATGGCAGACCAAAACCCACTTTGAAACCTGTTCCCGCCTCTGGCTCTGACACTAAATCAGATGCACCAGCTGAAAAGCCTCAACCTCCCAAATACCCCCAGAAGCCATGGCCTTATCCTGGCTACCCTTCTGGTGACCCAAAACCTGTTCCCGCCTCTGGCTTTGACACTGAATCGGATGCACCAGCTGAAAAGCCTCAACCTCCCAAATACCCCCAGAAGCCTTGGCCTTATCCTGGTTGGCAGCATCCTGGCTACCCTTCTG GTGACCCAAAACCTGTTACAGCCTCTGGCTCTGAATCGGATGCACCAGGTGAAAAGCCTCACCCTCCCAAATACCCCCAGAAGACTTGGCCTTATCCTGGTTGGCAGTATCCTGGCTACCCTTCTGGTGACTCAAAACCTGTTCCTGCCTCTGGCTCTGACACTGAATCGGATGCACCAGGTGAAAAGCCTCACCCTCCCAA ATACCCCCAGAAGACTTGGCCTTATCCTGGTTGGCAGTATCCTGGCTACCCTTCTGGTGACCCAAAACCTGTTCCCGCCTCTGGCTCTGAATCGGATGCACCAGGTGAAAAGCCTCACCCTCCCAAATACCCCCAGAAGACTTGGCCTTATCCTGGTTGGCAGTATCCTGGCTACCCTTCTG GTGACCCAAAACCTGTTCCAGCTTCTGGCTCTGACACTGAATCGGATGCACCAGGTGAAAAGCCTCACCCTCCCAAATACCCCCAGAAGACTTGGCCTTATCCTGGTTGGCAGTATCCTGGCTACCCTTCTGGTGACCCAAAACCTGTTCCAGCTTCTGGCTCTGAATCGGATGCACACCAGCTGAAAAGCCTCAACCTCCCAAATACCCCCAGAAGCCTTGGCCTTATCCTGGTTGGCAGCATCCTGGTTACCCTTCTG GTGACCCAAAACCTGTTCCAGCCTCTGGCTCTGACACTGAATCGGATGCACCAGGTGAAAAGCCTCAACCTCCGAAATACCCCCAGAAGCTTTGGCCTTATCCTGGTTGGCAGCATCCTGGTTACCCTTCTGGTGACCCAAAACCTGTTCCCGCCTCTGGCTCTGACACTGAATCGGAATCGGATGCACCAGGTAAAAAGCCTCACCCTCCCAAATACCCCCAGAAGCCTTGGCCTTATCCTGGCTACCCTTCTGGTGACCCAAAACCTGTTCCAGCTTCTGGCTCTGAATCGGATGCACCAGCTGAAAAGCCTCAACCTCCCAAATACCCCCAGAAGCCTTGGCCTTATCCTGGTTGGCAGTATCCTGGCTACCCTTCTG GTGACCCAAAACCTGTTCCAGCTTCTGGCTCTGACACTGAATCGGATACACCAGGTGAAAAGCCTCGACCTCCCAAATACCCCCAGAAGACTTGGCCTTATCCTGGTTGGCAGTATCCTGGCTACCCTTCTGGTGACCCAAAACCTGTTCCAGCTTCTGGCTCTGACACCGAATCGGATGCACCAGGTGAAAAGCCTCGACCTCCCAAATACCCCCAGAAGACTTGGCCTTATCCTGGTTGGCAGTATCCTGGCTACCCTTCTGGTGACCCAAAACCTGTTCCAGCTTCTGGCTCTGGCTCTGAATCGGATGCACCAGGTGAAAAGCCTCACCCTCCCAAATACCCCCAGAAGCCTTGGCCTTATCCTGGCTACCCTTCTGGTGACCCAAAACCTGTTTCCAGCTTCTGGCTCTGGCTCTGAATCGGATGCACCAGCTGAAAAGCCTCACCCTCCCAAGTACCCCCAGAAGCCTTGGCCTTATCCTG GCTACCCTTCTGGTGACCCAAAACCTGTTCCAGCCTCTGGCTCTGACACTGAATCGGATGCACCAGGTGAAAAGCCTCACCCTCCCAAATACCCCCAGAAGCCTTGGCCTTATCCTGACTACCCTTCTGGTGACCCAAAACCTGTTCCAGCTTCTGGCTCTGGCTCTGAATCGGATGCACCAGGTGAAAAGCCTCACCCTCCCAAATACCCCCAGAAGCCTTGGCCTTATCCTG GCTACCCTTCTGGTGACCCAAAACCTGTTCCAGCCTCTGGCTCTGACACTGAATTGGATGCACCAGGTGAAAAGCCTCACCCTCCCAAATACCCCCAGAAGCCTTGGCCTTATCCTGGTTGGCAGCATCCTG GCTACCCTTCTGGTGACCCAAAACCTGTTCCAGCCTCTGGCTCTGAATCGGATGCACCAGGTGAAAAGCCTCAACCTCCCAAATACCCCCAGAAGACTGGGTCTTACTACTATCCTCATGACCCTGGACATATATTTCCTCCGTATAGTCATTACCCCGATTATCCTCTCCATTTGCAAGAGTTTTATCCACAATACCCAGTTCAGCCTCCCAGAATTCCTACTGCACCACCTATAACCACCACTCCTCAACCCTGTACTACAACTGCAGCTGCTGAATGCAAACCTTTTGCCACTAGCCCTCCCAATGTGCCACCCTAG
- the LOC122134429 gene encoding basic proline-rich protein-like isoform X22: MEFWKIWGRLLIIQSFFTCITLIHCRNLLRFSGTEKTNNEGGEDISEKNISDHKGYFEPLADFDHLGDNAGVSGLQKKSLIKGQLLSSSEAAWDAMSPKLRCGDDLVKLQLSGPELANVELCRGNGVPVPLTQLPPHCGHTALTYAGLVYATPYDGCGVVQQGGYYVMQIQWQGNSAVITCPMTSTIANETFLGPHPPKYLHILLPPFSPDTQSPDAPAMPQVSDTATLKPPPLVYPQGFWPFPHYLYPGRVYATAKQTEKPVTTTLVSQAPTGEPQPPKYPEMSWPHYHPDYLYHGRPKPTLKPVPASGSDTKSDAPAEKPQPPKYPQKPWPYPGYPSGDPKPVPASGFDTESDAPAEKPQPPKYPQKPWPYPGWQHPGYPSGDPKPVTASGSESDAPGEKPHPPKYPQKTWPYPGWQYPGYPSGDSKPVPASGSDTESDAPGEKPHPPKYPQKTWPYPGWQYPGYPSGDPKPVPASGSESDAPGEKPHPPKYPQKTWPYPGWQYPGYPSGDPKPVPASGSDTESDAPGEKPHPPKYPQKTWPYPGWQYPGYPSGDPKPVPASGSDTESDAPGEKPQPPKYPQKLWPYPGWQHPGYPSGDPKPVPASGSDTESESDAPGKKPHPPKYPQKPWPYPGYPSGDPKPVPASGSESDAPAEKPQPPKYPQKPWPYPGWQYPGYPSGDPKPVPASGSDTESDTPGEKPRPPKYPQKTWPYPGWQYPGYPSGDPKPVPASGSDTESDAPGEKPRPPKYPQKTWPYPGWQYPGYPSGDPKPVPASGSDTESDAPGEKPHPPKYPQKTWPYPGWQYPGYPSGDPKPVPASGSDTELDAPGEKPHPPKYPQKPWPYPGWQHPGYPSGDPKPVPASGSESDAPGEKPQPPKYPQKTGSYYYPHDPGHIFPPYSHYPDYPLHLQEFYPQYPVQPPRIPTAPPITTTPQPCTTTAAAECKPFATSPPNVPP; this comes from the exons ATGGAATTTTGGAAAATATGGGGAAGGTTGTTAATTATACAAAGTTTTTTCACATGCATTACTTTAATACACTGCAGAAATCTGCTACGGTTTTCTGGAACGGAAAAAACGAACAATGAAGGTGGCGaagatatttcagaaaaaaatatatcagacCACAAGGGATATTTTGAGCCCTTAGCTGATTTTGACCATCTTGGTGATAACGCCGGAGTTTCAG GTCTTcagaaaaaatcattaattaaaggACAGCTACTCAGTTCTTCTGAAGCAGCCTGGGATGCCATGTCTCCAAAGTTGAGGTGTGGTGACGATCTCGTGAAGTTACAGCTCAGTGGTCCAGAATTAGCAAATGTTGAACTCTGTCGAG GTAATGGGGTGCCTGTTCCTCTCACTCAGTTGCCACCTCACTGTGGACACACAGCACTCACTTATGCAGGTCTTGTCTATGCTACTCCCTATGATGGATGTGGTGTTGTGCAACAG GGAGGGTATTATGTGATGCAGATACAGTGGCAGGGAAACTCTGCAGTCATTACTTGTCCTATGACCTCTACCATTGCAAATGAAACCTTCCTGGGACCTCATCCTCCTAAATATCTGCACATTTTGCTGCCTCCCTTCTCTCCTGATACACAAAGTCCAGATGCACCTGCAATGCCACAAGTGTCTGATACTGCAACACTGAAGCCACCACCTCTTGTGTATCCACAAGGGTTTTGGCCTTTCCCTCATTATCTTTATCCTGGAAGGGTTTATGCCACAGCTAAACAAACGGAGAAACCTGTTACAACTACTCTAGTTTCCCAAGCACCAACTGGAGAACCTCAACCTCCCAAATACCCCGAGATGTCTTGGCCACACTACCATCCTGATTACCTCTATCATGGCAGACCAAAACCCACTTTGAAACCTGTTCCCGCCTCTGGCTCTGACACTAAATCAGATGCACCAGCTGAAAAGCCTCAACCTCCCAAATACCCCCAGAAGCCATGGCCTTATCCTGGCTACCCTTCTGGTGACCCAAAACCTGTTCCCGCCTCTGGCTTTGACACTGAATCGGATGCACCAGCTGAAAAGCCTCAACCTCCCAAATACCCCCAGAAGCCTTGGCCTTATCCTGGTTGGCAGCATCCTGGCTACCCTTCTG GTGACCCAAAACCTGTTACAGCCTCTGGCTCTGAATCGGATGCACCAGGTGAAAAGCCTCACCCTCCCAAATACCCCCAGAAGACTTGGCCTTATCCTGGTTGGCAGTATCCTGGCTACCCTTCTGGTGACTCAAAACCTGTTCCTGCCTCTGGCTCTGACACTGAATCGGATGCACCAGGTGAAAAGCCTCACCCTCCCAA ATACCCCCAGAAGACTTGGCCTTATCCTGGTTGGCAGTATCCTGGCTACCCTTCTGGTGACCCAAAACCTGTTCCCGCCTCTGGCTCTGAATCGGATGCACCAGGTGAAAAGCCTCACCCTCCCAAATACCCCCAGAAGACTTGGCCTTATCCTGGTTGGCAGTATCCTGGCTACCCTTCTG GTGACCCAAAACCTGTTCCAGCTTCTGGCTCTGACACTGAATCGGATGCACCAGGTGAAAAGCCTCACCCTCCCAAATACCCCCAGAAGACTTGGCCTTATCCTGGTTGGCAGTATCCTGGCTACCCTTCTG GTGACCCAAAACCTGTTCCAGCCTCTGGCTCTGACACTGAATCGGATGCACCAGGTGAAAAGCCTCAACCTCCGAAATACCCCCAGAAGCTTTGGCCTTATCCTGGTTGGCAGCATCCTGGTTACCCTTCTGGTGACCCAAAACCTGTTCCCGCCTCTGGCTCTGACACTGAATCGGAATCGGATGCACCAGGTAAAAAGCCTCACCCTCCCAAATACCCCCAGAAGCCTTGGCCTTATCCTGGCTACCCTTCTGGTGACCCAAAACCTGTTCCAGCTTCTGGCTCTGAATCGGATGCACCAGCTGAAAAGCCTCAACCTCCCAAATACCCCCAGAAGCCTTGGCCTTATCCTGGTTGGCAGTATCCTGGCTACCCTTCTG GTGACCCAAAACCTGTTCCAGCTTCTGGCTCTGACACTGAATCGGATACACCAGGTGAAAAGCCTCGACCTCCCAAATACCCCCAGAAGACTTGGCCTTATCCTGGTTGGCAGTATCCTGGCTACCCTTCTGGTGACCCAAAACCTGTTCCAGCTTCTGGCTCTGACACCGAATCGGATGCACCAGGTGAAAAGCCTCGACCTCCCAAATACCCCCAGAAGACTTGGCCTTATCCTGGTTGGCAGTATCCTGGCTACCCTTCTG GTGACCCAAAACCTGTTCCAGCTTCTGGCTCTGACACTGAATCGGATGCACCAGGTGAAAAGCCTCACCCTCCCAAATACCCCCAGAAGACTTGGCCTTATCCTGGTTGGCAGTATCCTGGCTACCCTTCTGGTGACCCAAAACCTGTTCCAGCCTCTGGCTCTGACACTGAATTGGATGCACCAGGTGAAAAGCCTCACCCTCCCAAATACCCCCAGAAGCCTTGGCCTTATCCTGGTTGGCAGCATCCTG GCTACCCTTCTGGTGACCCAAAACCTGTTCCAGCCTCTGGCTCTGAATCGGATGCACCAGGTGAAAAGCCTCAACCTCCCAAATACCCCCAGAAGACTGGGTCTTACTACTATCCTCATGACCCTGGACATATATTTCCTCCGTATAGTCATTACCCCGATTATCCTCTCCATTTGCAAGAGTTTTATCCACAATACCCAGTTCAGCCTCCCAGAATTCCTACTGCACCACCTATAACCACCACTCCTCAACCCTGTACTACAACTGCAGCTGCTGAATGCAAACCTTTTGCCACTAGCCCTCCCAATGTGCCACCCTAG
- the LOC122134429 gene encoding basic proline-rich protein-like isoform X26 yields MEFWKIWGRLLIIQSFFTCITLIHCRNLLRFSGTEKTNNEGGEDISEKNISDHKGYFEPLADFDHLGDNAGVSGLQKKSLIKGQLLSSSEAAWDAMSPKLRCGDDLVKLQLSGPELANVELCRGNGVPVPLTQLPPHCGHTALTYAGLVYATPYDGCGVVQQGGYYVMQIQWQGNSAVITCPMTSTIANETFLGPHPPKYLHILLPPFSPDTQSPDAPAMPQVSDTATLKPPPLVYPQGFWPFPHYLYPGRVYATAKQTEKPVTTTLVSQAPTGEPQPPKYPEMSWPHYHPDYLYHGRPKPTLKPVPASGSDTKSDAPAEKPQPPKYPQKPWPYPGYPSGDPKPVPASGFDTESDAPAEKPQPPKYPQKPWPYPGWQHPGYPSGDPKPVTASGSESDAPGEKPHPPKYPQKTWPYPGWQYPGYPSGDSKPVPASGSDTESDAPGEKPHPPKYPQKTWPYPGWQYPGYPSGDPKPVPASGSESDAPGEKPHPPKYPQKTWPYPGWQYPGYPSGDPKPVPASGSDTESDAPGEKPHPPKYPQKTWPYPGWQYPGYPSGDPKPVPASGSDTESDAPGEKPQPPKYPQKLWPYPGWQHPGYPSGDPKPVPASGSDTESESDAPGKKPHPPKYPQKPWPYPGYPSGDPKPVPASGSESDAPAEKPQPPKYPQKPWPYPGWQYPGYPSGDPKPVPASGSDTESDTPGEKPRPPKYPQKTWPYPGWQYPGYPSGDPKPVPASGSDTESDAPGEKPHPPKYPQKTWPYPGWQYPGYPSGDPKPVPASGSDTELDAPGEKPHPPKYPQKPWPYPGWQHPGYPSGDPKPVPASGSESDAPGEKPQPPKYPQKTGSYYYPHDPGHIFPPYSHYPDYPLHLQEFYPQYPVQPPRIPTAPPITTTPQPCTTTAAAECKPFATSPPNVPP; encoded by the exons ATGGAATTTTGGAAAATATGGGGAAGGTTGTTAATTATACAAAGTTTTTTCACATGCATTACTTTAATACACTGCAGAAATCTGCTACGGTTTTCTGGAACGGAAAAAACGAACAATGAAGGTGGCGaagatatttcagaaaaaaatatatcagacCACAAGGGATATTTTGAGCCCTTAGCTGATTTTGACCATCTTGGTGATAACGCCGGAGTTTCAG GTCTTcagaaaaaatcattaattaaaggACAGCTACTCAGTTCTTCTGAAGCAGCCTGGGATGCCATGTCTCCAAAGTTGAGGTGTGGTGACGATCTCGTGAAGTTACAGCTCAGTGGTCCAGAATTAGCAAATGTTGAACTCTGTCGAG GTAATGGGGTGCCTGTTCCTCTCACTCAGTTGCCACCTCACTGTGGACACACAGCACTCACTTATGCAGGTCTTGTCTATGCTACTCCCTATGATGGATGTGGTGTTGTGCAACAG GGAGGGTATTATGTGATGCAGATACAGTGGCAGGGAAACTCTGCAGTCATTACTTGTCCTATGACCTCTACCATTGCAAATGAAACCTTCCTGGGACCTCATCCTCCTAAATATCTGCACATTTTGCTGCCTCCCTTCTCTCCTGATACACAAAGTCCAGATGCACCTGCAATGCCACAAGTGTCTGATACTGCAACACTGAAGCCACCACCTCTTGTGTATCCACAAGGGTTTTGGCCTTTCCCTCATTATCTTTATCCTGGAAGGGTTTATGCCACAGCTAAACAAACGGAGAAACCTGTTACAACTACTCTAGTTTCCCAAGCACCAACTGGAGAACCTCAACCTCCCAAATACCCCGAGATGTCTTGGCCACACTACCATCCTGATTACCTCTATCATGGCAGACCAAAACCCACTTTGAAACCTGTTCCCGCCTCTGGCTCTGACACTAAATCAGATGCACCAGCTGAAAAGCCTCAACCTCCCAAATACCCCCAGAAGCCATGGCCTTATCCTGGCTACCCTTCTGGTGACCCAAAACCTGTTCCCGCCTCTGGCTTTGACACTGAATCGGATGCACCAGCTGAAAAGCCTCAACCTCCCAAATACCCCCAGAAGCCTTGGCCTTATCCTGGTTGGCAGCATCCTGGCTACCCTTCTG GTGACCCAAAACCTGTTACAGCCTCTGGCTCTGAATCGGATGCACCAGGTGAAAAGCCTCACCCTCCCAAATACCCCCAGAAGACTTGGCCTTATCCTGGTTGGCAGTATCCTGGCTACCCTTCTGGTGACTCAAAACCTGTTCCTGCCTCTGGCTCTGACACTGAATCGGATGCACCAGGTGAAAAGCCTCACCCTCCCAA ATACCCCCAGAAGACTTGGCCTTATCCTGGTTGGCAGTATCCTGGCTACCCTTCTGGTGACCCAAAACCTGTTCCCGCCTCTGGCTCTGAATCGGATGCACCAGGTGAAAAGCCTCACCCTCCCAAATACCCCCAGAAGACTTGGCCTTATCCTGGTTGGCAGTATCCTGGCTACCCTTCTG GTGACCCAAAACCTGTTCCAGCTTCTGGCTCTGACACTGAATCGGATGCACCAGGTGAAAAGCCTCACCCTCCCAAATACCCCCAGAAGACTTGGCCTTATCCTGGTTGGCAGTATCCTGGCTACCCTTCTG GTGACCCAAAACCTGTTCCAGCCTCTGGCTCTGACACTGAATCGGATGCACCAGGTGAAAAGCCTCAACCTCCGAAATACCCCCAGAAGCTTTGGCCTTATCCTGGTTGGCAGCATCCTGGTTACCCTTCTGGTGACCCAAAACCTGTTCCCGCCTCTGGCTCTGACACTGAATCGGAATCGGATGCACCAGGTAAAAAGCCTCACCCTCCCAAATACCCCCAGAAGCCTTGGCCTTATCCTGGCTACCCTTCTGGTGACCCAAAACCTGTTCCAGCTTCTGGCTCTGAATCGGATGCACCAGCTGAAAAGCCTCAACCTCCCAAATACCCCCAGAAGCCTTGGCCTTATCCTGGTTGGCAGTATCCTGGCTACCCTTCTG GTGACCCAAAACCTGTTCCAGCTTCTGGCTCTGACACTGAATCGGATACACCAGGTGAAAAGCCTCGACCTCCCAAATACCCCCAGAAGACTTGGCCTTATCCTGGTTGGCAGTATCCTGGCTACCCTTCTG GTGACCCAAAACCTGTTCCAGCTTCTGGCTCTGACACTGAATCGGATGCACCAGGTGAAAAGCCTCACCCTCCCAAATACCCCCAGAAGACTTGGCCTTATCCTGGTTGGCAGTATCCTGGCTACCCTTCTGGTGACCCAAAACCTGTTCCAGCCTCTGGCTCTGACACTGAATTGGATGCACCAGGTGAAAAGCCTCACCCTCCCAAATACCCCCAGAAGCCTTGGCCTTATCCTGGTTGGCAGCATCCTG GCTACCCTTCTGGTGACCCAAAACCTGTTCCAGCCTCTGGCTCTGAATCGGATGCACCAGGTGAAAAGCCTCAACCTCCCAAATACCCCCAGAAGACTGGGTCTTACTACTATCCTCATGACCCTGGACATATATTTCCTCCGTATAGTCATTACCCCGATTATCCTCTCCATTTGCAAGAGTTTTATCCACAATACCCAGTTCAGCCTCCCAGAATTCCTACTGCACCACCTATAACCACCACTCCTCAACCCTGTACTACAACTGCAGCTGCTGAATGCAAACCTTTTGCCACTAGCCCTCCCAATGTGCCACCCTAG